From the genome of Leishmania donovani BPK282A1 complete genome, chromosome 10, one region includes:
- a CDS encoding small GTP-binding protein Rab11, putative — protein sequence MEETNLSFKIVLIGDSGVGKSNLMTRYTTNEFNQETPSTIGVEFMTKSVKIQSRDAKIQIWDTAGQERFRAISRSIYHGAKGAMLVYDITNQTSFDSIPTWLQELRVFVPATCCIFLIGNKCDLEHLRVVKKEAADRFARENGLSFLETSALERTNVDKAFEWLAKSVYEVVVTPQTREADRTAPKQGRTVNMNPSESPETKKTSGCC from the coding sequence ATGGAGGAGACCAACCTCAGCTTCAAGATCGTCCTGatcggcgacagcggcgtcgggaAGTCGAACCTCATGACGCGTTACACAACCAACGAGTTCAACCAGGAAACCCCGTCCACCATCGGCGTAGAGTTTATGACGAAGAGCGTCAAGATTCAGAGCCGCGATGCGAAGATCCAGATTTGGGACACGGCAGGTCAGGAGCGCTTCCGCGCCATCTCGCGCTCCATCTACCACGGTGCGAAGGGTGCCATGCTCGTGTACGACATCACGAACCAGACCTCCTTCGACTCGATTCCGACGtggctgcaggagctgcgcgtcTTTGTGCCAGCCACCTGCTGCATCTTCTTGATTGGCAACAAGTGCGATCTGGAGCACCTGCGCGTTGTTAAGAAGGAAGCGGCCGACCGCTTCGCTCGCGAAAACGGCCTGTCCTTCCTCGAAACGTCTGCGCTGGAGAGGACGAACGTAGACAAGGCCTTCGAGTGGCTCGCCAAGTCCGTCTACGAGGTCGTCGTGACCCCACAGACACGCGAGGCCGACCGCACGGCGCCGAAGCAAGGCAGGACGGTCAACATGAACCCCAGCGAAAGCCCGGAGACCAAGAAGACCAGTGGCTGCTGCTAA
- a CDS encoding translation initiation factor eif-2b beta subunit, putative, translating into MLSNVPEESEKLVREVSDLAEAFITNLKRGKLAAARSGEESLSTAAAVEMADVMSTIVRLFQNAEKDPHSTTIQLLKAGYPAAEVASMQVSRLLILVARTGDAMLRAQFATLFLMNVTRRVLSIVRESAANSKATDAELEDEAKTILNDLASDDEAAVVETPADTSSSSSNRYGMDDSADPANPSLSAKGMKPALKRDTLVSQPLPRRGLSVRFAGTSNSSEEASGGHMRQLQQHSTSVASDFGGPLLQHTGSIVATEIPGRQLLKRAPSRCEQVLEAGGGEIEFPVRMEIFYQDALDAIDEFKRELEGMTEELCRRSTRQLHSSDTIITLGCSHTIRRYLLEAAQAGHHFKVFILEGAPLPAQATQEFAEALCSRGITAQLLPDSSAYVVMSMCTKVLVGAENVLANGGMLASIGTHVLCAAARHFAVPVLVATTTLKMSPYYPSDQLCTRLVRIARSGAQEMPWSTYGSPEDVWPSPFGVSVSDSGRRLTIHAPVTEYVPPELITLFLTNDSELLPSQIHRIVRANYSDAD; encoded by the coding sequence ATGCTGAGTAATGTGCCAGAAGAGTCTGAGAAGCTGGTGCGAGAGGTCAGCGACCTCGCAGAGGCCTTCATCACAAATCTGAAGCGCGGAaagctcgccgccgcgcgcagtGGCGAGGAGAGTCtctccacggcggccgcagtgGAGATGGCAGATGTAATGTCGACCATCGTGCGTCTCTTCCAGAATGCCGAGAAAGACCCGCACAGCACAACAATACAGCTGCTTAAGGCCGGCTACCCGGCGGCCGAGGTGGCGAGCATGCAGGTCAGCCGCCTTCTCATTCTCGTTGCTCGCACCGGTGATGCGATGCTGCGAGCACAGTTTGCCACGCTCTTTCTTATGAACGTCACGCGTCGCGTGCTTTCCATCGTGCGGGAGTCCGCCGCCAACAGCAAGGCCACCGACGCGGAGCTCGAAGATGAGGCCAAGACAATACTGAACGATCTCGCCTCGGAtgacgaggcagcggtggttGAAACCCCTGCCGACACTAGTTCGAGCTCCAGCAACAGGTACGGCATGGACGACTCCGCAGATCCGGCCAACCCGTCCCTGTCAGCCAAGGGCATGAAGCCGGCTCTCAAGAGGGATACTCTCGTCTCTcagcctctccctcgccgcgGACTCTCGGTGCGCTTCGCTGGCACCTCCAACAGCTccgaggaggcgagcggTGGCCAcatgcgccagctgcagcagcacagcacgTCGGTGGCTAGTGACTTTGgggggccgctgctgcagcacaccgGCTCGATAGTGGCGACGGAGATACCGGgccggcagctgctgaagcgcgcgCCGAGCCGCTGTGAGCAAGTGCTGGAGGCGGGCGGCGGGGAGATTGAGTTCCCGGTGCGCATGGAGATCTTTTACCAGGACGCCCTGGACGCCATCGACGAGTTCAAGCGGGAGCTAGAGGGGATGACCGAGGAGCTGTGTCGCCGTTccacgcggcagctgcactcGTCGGACACGATCATCACGCTGGGGTGCAGTCATACCATCCGCCGCTACCTGCTGGAAGCTGCTCAAGCGGGGCACCACTTCAAAGTCTTCATCCTTGAgggtgcaccgctgccggcgcaggcGACGCAGGAGTTTGCGGAGGCGCTGTGCAGTCGCGGCATCACTGCGCAGCTGTTGCCAGACAGCTCCGCCTACGTGGTCATGAGCATGTGCACCAAGGTGCTGGTTGGTGCCGAGAACGTCTTGGCCAACGGCGGCATGCTCGCATCCATCGGCACCCACgtcctctgcgccgctgctcgccactTTGCTGTCCCCGTGCTGGTCGCCACCACAACGCTGAAGATGTCGCCGTACTATCCAAGCGACCAGCTGTGCACGCGGCTGGTGCGCATTGCACGGTCGGGGGCGCAGGAGATGCCATGGTCGACCTACGGCTCCCCCGAGGATGTGTGGCCCTCGCCGTTTGGCGTCTCCGTCTCcgacagcggccgccgcttgACCATCCACGCCCCCGTCACGGAGTACGTGCCGCCCGAGCTCATTACGTTGTTTTTAACTAACGACAGCGAGCTGTTGCCCTCGCAGATCCACCGCATTGTGCGGGCGAACTACAGCGACGCAGATTGA
- a CDS encoding histone H3: MVSPESSEGCVCVCWLYAVGCRAERARTKRPMQRPEGERNGGDTPVSSLLSSPPPVFASASWFLLFPPCSPPHTTTYAHTHPSLLSGEALRPLSPLLCARDASIESFLCCFPSTALYRAPFISFLYLCVCVCVSSFRVQKQACVSVWGRGVGAAK, encoded by the coding sequence ATGGTTTCGCCAGAGAGCAGcgaggggtgtgtgtgcgtatgttgGTTGTATGCGGTGGGCTGCAGGGCGGAAAGAGCAAGAACCAAGAGGCCGATGCAAAGAccggagggggagaggaacGGAGGCGATACACCTGTTTCTTCCTTactttcctctccccctccggTCTTTGCATCGGCCTCTTGGTTCTTGCTCTTTCCGCCCTGCAGCCCACCGCATACAaccacatacgcacacacacacccctcgCTGCTCTCTGGTGAAGccctccgccccctctcccccctcttgtgcgcgcgtgatgCTTCCATAGAgtcttttctttgttgttttcccTCGACGGCACTTTATCGTGCTCCGTTCATCTCTTTTCTctatttgtgtgtgtgtgtgtgtgtgtcctcgTTCCGAGTCCAGAAACAAGcctgcgtctctgtgtggggGCGAGGGGTTGGAGCGGCCAAGTGA
- a CDS encoding histone H3 gives MALQEATEAYVVSLMADTNLACIHAKRVTIQPKDIQLALRLRGERH, from the coding sequence atggcgctgcaggaggcgacggaggcgtaCGTTGTGTCGCTGATGGCGGACACGAACCTCGCCTGCATCCACGCGAAGCGCGTGACGATCCAGCCGAAGGACAtccagctggcgctgcgcctgcgcggtgAGCGCCACTAG
- a CDS encoding ARP2/3 complex subunit, putative: MAALKLFECKPDTVASAGPAPPHRLYTFGGCTYELSSLPEGHTSKGAGEPLSQPPVSCSTTAPTTGAAAPRSGSGSGMEGGTHARVPCAEAGIASSCAEDGTRLRSSTSYPSIIIQFVCPIPHAQLNRYNNLDHALSTALQQVAPHCTYGLPSPCPAEAASAAATSLSSIALCIPAEVTPQERCAAAAFAADLSLHALRPVLEGLLQHSGATMQKECLLLLPRTETTTSTAASQPVVDSASIFSAKALFITATPTPAALVSHGTSASAKTAPACFYSGTVSLTVCVGTDDKGEAVLMRRYLDAFADVKRAPVLLLVRESAEPPPEVAAEAGWAMTTEHLYAWWCTFVLAPHQMTSAASVERLLRWARELRPTVLFHVHQERMAMHSLLRQQLSTYAAHFD; the protein is encoded by the coding sequence atggcggcgctgaagctTTTTGAATGCAAGCCTGATACTGTGGCAAGCGCAggccctgcgccgccacaccgCCTCTACACGTTCGGCGGCTGCACTTATGAGCTTTCCAGCCTGCCGGAGGGCCACACAAGTAAGGGCGCAGGTGAGCCGCTCTCGCAGCCACCCGTCAGCTGCTCTACCACGGCGCCGACAActggagcggcggcgcccaggagtggcagcggcagcggtatGGAGGGTGGCACCCATGCGCGTGTACCATGTGCCGAGGCCGGCATTGCTTCATCTTGTGCCGAAGACGGCACGCGTCTGCGCTCAAGCACTTCCTACCCATCCATCATCATTCAGTTTGTGTGTCCGATCCCGCATGCCCAGCTAAACCGGTACAACAACCTTGACCACGCACTGAGCACAGCGTTGCAGCAAGTGGCACCTCACTGCACATACGGCTTGCCTTCTCCCTGCCCTGCAGAAGCggcatccgcagcggcaACGTCGCTCTCCTCTATCGCTCTGTGCATTCCAGCCGAAGTGACGCCCCAAGAGagatgcgcagcggccgcgttCGCCGCCGATCTGAGCCTGCACGCTCTTCGACCGGTCCTCGAGGGACTTCtccagcacagcggcgctACCATGCAGAAGGAGTGTTTGCTACTGCTGCCTCGCACCGAGACCACGACGAGCACAGCCGCTTCGCAGCCAGTGGTCGACTCAGCGTCCATCTTCTCTGCAAAAGCCCTCTTCATTACGGCAACGCCGACGCCTGCGGCACTGGTATCACACGGTACAAGCGCGTCGGCCAAGACGGCGCCGGCATGCTTCTATTCCGGCACCGTCTCCCTCACCGTCTGCGTTGGCACCGACGACAAAGGCGAGGCGGTACTCATGCGGCGCTACCTGGATGCCTTCGCCGACGTGAAGAGggcaccggtgctgctgctcgttcGCGAATCGGCAGAGCcgccaccagaggtggccgCTGAGGCCGGCTGGGCGATGACAACGGAACACCTGTACGCGTGGTGGTGCACCTTTGTTCTTGCCCCGCATCAGATGACCTCTGCAGCATCTGTGGAGCGGTTGCTACGCTGGGCGCGTGAGCTGCGGCCGACGGTTCTCTTTCACGTGCACCAGGAACGGATGGCGATGCATTCCCTGCTGCGCCAACAGCTGAGCACGTATGCTGCTCACTTTGACTAA